One stretch of Castor canadensis chromosome 12, mCasCan1.hap1v2, whole genome shotgun sequence DNA includes these proteins:
- the Adam30 gene encoding disintegrin and metalloproteinase domain-containing protein 30, whose product MGALPTFLSQLPVLVLAMLLVRGSLGEDDEILFHPDWGFDSYEITIPAELSFRGGKQGAVSPLSYVLRIKGKKHILHLWPKQSLLPRHLSVFSFTDQGELLEDYPYLPKDCSYVGSVEGSQDSGATLTTCMGGLRGIVNLDAKYYQIEPLKTSSSFEHVVYLLKKEQLSNQTCGLTDEEVDQMAQEQDMARARDYLLSYKHPKYMELVMVVDQSRFMFSQRNLTQVVNDAILLAAIIDTYYEDVSLRIHLKALEVWTNYNRVFVGYPTLAEVLGQFVLYRGRHLNRRFPSDWAHLYVTRTYKDAVAWSFGRVCDLDHAGSASIFPSLNLLGPATWTAHELGHSVGMIHDEQYCQCRGRRSCIMGTGRAGFSNCSYVYYFKFVSVKAKCLNDIPGLGFVDKKCGNKIVEDDEECDCGSLADCLKDRCCGIDCKLKHGVNCSIGLCCRECRFLPSGYVCRQEENECDLAEYCNGTSGFCPEDTYKQDGTPCKYKGLCFRKGCRSRYMQCQSIFGPDAKEAPNRCYDVVNLVGDQYGNCEITDATTYQKCTQGNAICGRLQCINVKTIPDMPEHTTLISTYLKDENLKCWGTGYHFSMQPMAIPDIGVINDGTSCGENRVCVNRTCVNKSVLQFDCLPAKCNNRGVCNTKKNCHCMYGWAPPFCEETGYGGSSDSGPPAPIKKVVPSSIRIVFISLLRLILFGISVIFVFFRQMIVKCLCHTQKRPPDGNT is encoded by the coding sequence ATGGGCGCCCTGCCGACCTTCCTCTCCCAGCTCCCCGTGCTGGTCCTGGCAATGCTCCTTGTCCGCGGATCTCTTGGCGAAGACGACGAAATTCTCTTTCATCCCGACTGGGGGTTTGACTCCTATGAAATCACCATCCCGGCGGAGCTGAGCTTCAGGGGAGGGAAGCAAGGAGCAGTCAGCCCCTTGTCCTACGTCCTGAGGATAAAAGGCAAGAAGCACATCCTACACCTGTGGCCCAAGCAGTCTCTGTTGCCCCGACATCTGAGTGTTTTCTCCTTCACAGACCAGGGCGAGCTGCTGGAAGATTACCCTTACCTTCCCAAGGATTGCAGCTACGTGGGCTCCGTGGAAGGGTCCCAGGACTCTGGAGCTACGCTAACTACGTGCATGGGGGGTCTCCGAGGCATAGTGAACCTGGATGCCAAATATTACCAAATTGAGCCGCTCAAGACCTCTTCCAGTTTTGAACATGTTGTGTATCTCCTAAAGAAAGAGCAATTGAGCAATCAGACTTGTGGTTTGACTGATGAAGAAGTAGATCAAATGGCCCAGGAGCAGGACATGGCTAGGGCAAGGGACTATCTATTATCCTATAAACACCCGAAGTATATGGAATTGGTCATGGTCGTTGATCAAAGTAGATTTATGTTTTCACAAAGAAATCTTACTCAAGTAGTAAATGATGCCATTCTTTTGGCTGCAATTATAGACACCTACTATGAAGATGTCAGTTTGAGGATACACCTAAAAGCTCTTGAAGTATGGACAAATTATAACAGAGTATTTGTTGGATATCCCACTTTAGCTGAAGTTTTAGGCCAATTTGTACTATATAGAGGAAGACACCTAAATCGTCGATTTCCATCAGATTGGGCTCATTTATATGTTACCAGAACATATAAGGATGCAGTTGCATGGTCCTTTGGAAGAGTTTGTGATCTGGACCACGCTGGATCAGCAAGCATCTTTCCCAGTCTGAATCTCCTTGGGCCCGCCACGTGGACTGCCCATGAACTGGGCCATTCGGTGGGAATGATACATGATGAACAGTACTGCCAGTGCAGGGGCAGGCGGAGCTGCATCATGGGCACAGGACGTGCTGGCTTTAGTAACTGTAGTTAtgtctattattttaaatttgtatctGTAAAAGCAAAGTGTCTAAATGACATCCCAGGGCTGGGTTTTGTGGATAAGAAATGTGGAAACAAAATTGTGGAAGATGATGAAGAATGTGATTGTGGTTCACTAGCAGACTGTCTAAAAGACCGGTGTTGTGGAATAGACTGTAAATTGAAACATGGGGTCAACTGTAGCATTGGGCTTTGCTGCCGTGAATGTCGCTTTCTTCCATCTGGATATGTGTGTAGACAGGAAGAAAATGAGTGTGACCTTGCAGAGTACTGCAATGGGACCTCAGGCTTCTGCCCAGAGGACACTTACAAGCAAGATGGAACCCCTTGCAAGTACAAAGGTCTTTGTTTCCGGAAGGGGTGCCGATCAAGATATATGCAGTGCCAAAGCATTTTTGGACCCGATGCCAAGGAGGCACCTAATCGTTGCTATGATGTAGTTAATTTAGTGGGTGATCAGTATGGTAACTGTGAGATTACAGATGCTACCACATATCAAAAGTGTACTCAGGGAAATGCCATCTGTGGCAGGCTGCAGTGTATAAATGTCAAAACCATCCCTGACATGCCAGAGCACACTACTTTAATTTCCACCTATCTGAAGGATGAAAACCTCAAGTGCTGGGGCACAGGCTACCATTTTTCCATGCAGCCCATGGCGATACCTGACATAGGTGTGATTAACGATGGCACCTCTTGCGGAGAGAACCGGGTGTGTGTTAACAGAACTTGTGTCAATAAATCAGTCCTGCAGTTTGACTGTTTGCCTGCAAAGTGCAACAACCGAGGCGTGTGCAACACTAAAAAGAATTGCCACTGCATGTATGGCTGGGCCCCTCCATTCTGTGAGGAGACAGGGTATGGTGGCAGCAGTGACAGTGGGCCCCCTGCACCCATAAAGAAGGTGGTGCCTTCATCAATAAGGATTGTGTTCATTTCGCTGTTGCGCCTTATTTTATTCGGAATTTCagtgatttttgtgtttttcaggCAAATGATAGTAAAGTGTTTATGTCATACCCAGAAAAGACCACCAGACGGGAACACATAG